ATGTCGTAGTCGAAGCCGGTGATGCTGCCGTCGGGTTGCTTGTAGGCGAACGGTGGGTAAGCCGCCTCGATGCCGATGCGCAGGGGCTTTTCATCTGCCTGAACCAGGCCGCCGAATACAGAGAGCGCCAGGGCGCCGAGAAGTACGATCTTCTTCATCTTGTGACTCCTTCGATAGGGTGCAGCGTTTGGCAGAGTGCGTTCGCCAGGGCCGTGGGTGAATTGTAGGAAGTGTCACCATCTTTGCCGCCCGCAATGGGCTGGCAAGAGGGCCGGCCAGGTGGGCGGCATTCTAGCGAGAGGGGGAAGGTCGATATTTCCTGAAAGCGACAACAAATTACAGAACGGCTGAACAGCCCGGGAACACGCCTTGACAGGTCGCACCAAACATGACCAGCAAGACAGAAAGCGGCAACCCAGTACCAAGGCAATAACCACGCCACTTTTCTCGCCACCCTTGCAGCACTAGGCCCTGAGGCTTCGAGCAGAGTTTTTCCCGGGGTGCCGCCCCGCCCTCTTCCGGTGCCTGCCGTTTCCCCTCACCCCGAAATGGCGCAGTGGTGTTACGCCGCCGTGTTACGGGCGCGGTAATGCCGATATTCATCGCACCAGGCCGGACGCAAGGTTTTCCCTCATGCCATAAAAAAGGCTGCGCCACCGGTACGGGTTGCATCTCCGCGCCCTGTCTCTGGATTCGGCAGCACGGACAGCGTGTTAATCAGAGGACGCACACACTATTGGGACATGGCCATAAAAAAGCCCCGGCTTGTGGCCGGGGCTGGGTGTACCTGCGGGGACGCCGGGTCAGGCGACCTGCATGGTGCGGTGGGTATCGATGAGGTGTTGCACCACGCCAGGGTCGGCCAGCGTGGAGATATCGCCCAGCGAATCGTATTCGCCGGTGGCGATCTTGCGCAGGATGCGGCGCATGATCTTGCCCGAGCGGGTCTTCGGTAGCCCCGGAGCCCACTGGATGACATCCGGCGAGGCGATCGGGCCGATCTCCTTGCGCACCCAGTTCTTCAGTTCCAGGCGCAGCTGCTCGGAAGCCTCCACGCCGGCATTCAGGGTCACGTAGACATAGATGCCCTGCCCCTTGATGTCGTGCGGCACACCGACCACCGCTGCTTCGGCGACTTTGGCGTGGGCGACCATGGCGCTCTCGATCTCGGCGGTACCCATGCGGTGGCCGGAGACGTTGAGCACGTCATCCACGCGCCCGGTGATCCACCAGTAGCCATCCTCGTCGCGGCGCGCGCCGTCGCCGGTGAAGTACATGCCGCGGAAGGTCTTGAAGTAGGTGTCGACGAAGCGGTCGTGGTCGCCGTACAGGGTACGCGCCTGGCCCGGCCAGGAGTCGATGATCACCAGGTTTCCTTCGGTGGCGCCCTCGAGGATGTTGCCGAGGTTGTCCACCAGCGCCGGCTGCACGCCAAAGAACGGCCGCGCGGCGGAGCCCGGCTTCATCGGGTGGGCACCTGGCAGCGGGGTCATCAGGCAGGCGCCGGTTTCGGTCTGCCACCAGGTGTCGACGATCGGGCAGCGGCCCTGGCCGACGTTCTCGTAGTACCAGTGCCAGGCTTCCGGGTTGATCGGCTCGCCCACCGAGCCGAGCAGGCGCAGGCTGGAGCCGTCGGCACCGGCCACCGCGGCCTTGCCCTCGGCCATCATGGCGCGGATCGCGGTCGGCGCCGTATAGAGGATGTTGACCTTGTGCTTGTCGATGATCTTGGCGACGCGGGTGATGTCCGGGTAGTTCGGCACGCCCTCGAACATCAGGGTGGTGGCGCCGTTGGCCAGCGGGCCGTAGATCAGGTAGGTGTGGCCGGTGACCCAGCCGATGTCGGCGGTGCACCAGAAGACCTCGCCCGGGCGGTAGTCGAACACCCGCTCATGGGTCAGCGCGGCGTACACCAGGTAGCCGCCGGTGGTGTGCAGCACGCCCTTGGGTTTGCCGGTACTGCCCGACGTATAGAGGATGAACAGCGGCTCCTCGGCGCCCATTTCCTTCGGCGCACAGGTGCTGCCCGCCACCTTCATCAGATCCTCGTACCAGATGTCGCGGTGCTGGTTCCACTTGATCTCGGCACCGGTGCGCTTGACCACGATGATCTTCTGCACGCTGCTGGTTTCCGGGTTGGTCAGCGCGTCGTCGACATTGGTCTTGAGCGGCACCTTCTTGCCGGCACGCACGCCTTCGTCGGCGGTGATCACCACCTTCGACTTGCAGTCGATGATGCGCCCGGCCAGGGCCTCCGGCGAGAAACCGCCGAACACCACCGAGTGGATGGCGCCGATGCGCGCACAGGCCAGCATGGCCACCGCCGCTTCCGGAATCATCGGCATGTAGATGGTCACCACGTCGCCGCGGTGCACGTCCTGGCCGCGCAGGGCGTTGGCGAACTTGCACACCTGCTCGTGCAGCTGGCGGTAGGTGATTTCGCAGTGCTCGCTCGGGTCGTCGCCTTCCCAGATGATCGCGACCTGGTCGCCGCGGGTTTCCAGGTGACGATCCAGGCAGTTGGCGGAGAGATTGAGGGTGCCGTCGGCGAACCACTTGATGTCGACATGGTGGTCGTCGAAGGAGGTCTGCTTGACCTTGCTGAACGGCTTGATCCAGTCGATACGCTTGGCCTGTTCGCGCCAGAAACCGTCGGGGTTGATCACCGACTGCTGATACATGGCCTTGTAGGTGGCCTCATCGGTCAGGGTGTGGGCGGCAGCCTCAGGGCGGACGGGATACAGGGAAGCGGCACTCATGGTTCATACCTCGGCGAGGAGTTGTTCTTGTATGGCGCCTTTTGTATCCCCAGGCCTTTTGCAGGGCCATTCGACCATGGTCTTACCGCTCTACGACCATTGTCGCAGCCATTTTTTGCGGGCAAAAAAATGGCGACCCGAAGGTCGCCGCCAAATCATTCCGGGGAAGGAATGTCAGAAACGCAGTCCAGGCATCGCAGGAGCCGGACGCCTGACTTTTTACCCCTGCGCCAGCCACTCAGCCATTACACCAAGGTCGTAAGCGCGCCCCTCTACTCCTTGCCCAGGCCATGCTGGCGCAGCTTGTTGGCAATGGTGGTGTGCGACACGCCGAGGCGCTTGCCCAGCAGGCGGCTGCTCGGATGCTCGGCGTACAGGCGCTCCAGCACGGCCTTCTCGAAGCGGCCGAGGATGGCGTCCAGGTCACCGTCGAGGGAGAACTCGCCGAGCGGCTGCGGCGCGCCGTAGTCCGGCAGGCGGATATGCTCGACCTTGACCACCCCGCCCTCGCACAGCGACACCGCCTGGAACAGGGCGTTCTCCAGCTGGCGCACATTGCCTGGCCAGTGGTACTGGCCGAGCCGCTCGAAAGCCTTGGGCGCCAGCTTGGGCAGCGGGCAGCCGATCTGCCGGCTGGCCGAATCGAGGAAGTGCTCGACCAGCGGGCCGAGGCCGTCCAGGCACTCGCGCAGCGGCGGGATATGCAAGGACAGCACGTTGAGGCGGTGAAACAGATCCTGGCGGAACTCGCCCCGGCTGCACAGCTCGGACAGATCGACCTGGGTGGCGCAGATCACCCGCACGTCCAGGTACACCTCCTCGTCGCTGCCTACGCGGCGGAAGCAGCCATCCTGCAGAAAGCGCAGCAGCTTGGCCTGCAGGCGCGGGCTCATCTCGCCGACGCCGTCGAGGAACAAGGTGCCGCCGGCGGTCAGCTCCAGCAGGCCGAGCTTGCCTTCCGGGCGCGCGCCCTCAAAAGCACCGGGGCCGTAGCCGAACAGCTCGGTCTCGGCCATCGATTCCGGCAACCCGGCGCAATTGAGCGCCATGAACGGCGCCTGGCCGCGCGGGCTGGCCAGGTGGCAGGCACGGGCCAGCAGCTCCTTGCCGGTGCCGGTCTCGCCCTCGATCAGCAGCGGTGCATCCAGCGGCGCCATGCGCCGCGCCTCGCGCACCACGGCGGCCATCACTTTCGAGCTCTGGAAGATCGAGTCGAAGCCGCGCAGCTCCTGCTTGCGCACATGGTAGATGCGCTCGCCGACCCGGTCGGCGCGGTGCAGGGTGAGCACTGCGCCAGCCAGCGCCTCGCTTTCATCGTGCTCGGACTGCAGCGGGGCGATGTCGGCGAGGAAGATATCGCCCTTCACTTTCACCCGCAGGCCGTTGACCCGCGACTTGTTGGCGCGCACCAGCTCGGGCAGGTCGAAATCGTCGATATAGCGCGACAGCGCCATGCCCGGCACCTCGTCGACGCGCACACCGAGCAGCTGGGCGGCGCTGCGGTTGGCCGCGACTATCGAGCCACCCATGTCGATGGACAGCACCGGGAAATCCAGGGCGCCGAGCAGCGCGTTGAGTTCCAGGTGGCGGCGCTCGCTGGGCATCAGGCCGACGCGCTTGACCCCGAACACCCCGCCGATGGCTTCCAGCTTCGGGCGCAGGGCCTGAAACTGCAGGTTGATCAGGTTCGGGCAGTGCAGGTAGATGGCGTTGCCCTGCTCGCCGCCGACTTCGCCACGGGCGACGTTGATGCCGTAGTCGACCAGCAGTTCGAGGATGTCGCGCAGGATGCCAACGCGGTTCTGGCAGTGGACTTTGATACGCATGGCGGGCTTGGGCTCTTGGCTGGCCGTTTTCGTCAAGAATACGTGACAAAAAGCTCCAGCGTCTCGACAACAACACCCTACCCCGCGGCAAGCGTCATCCTTCTGTTACACCGACAGCAATGGCATCGCCGGCTAACATCCTAGGTGTCGCGCTACGGACGCCGGCTGCATGAGCATCTATGTCATCCACAATCTGATTCACTTCGACAGCGAGGCTTTCACCCTGTATCGGGTGGACGCGCCCGACGAGCCGCTGCGCATCGGCGCCATCGCCAGCCGCTGCCTGCTCCTGCTGCTGCAGGCCGAGGGACAGATAGTCGGCAAGCGCGAGCTGATGAATGGGGCCTGGGGCGCCTTCGGCCTGGAGGTCACGGAGAACAGCCTGGCCCAGGTGGTGCGCCAGCTGCGGGTGGCGCTGGACAAGCTGCAGCCGGGCCACGAACTGATCGATACCGTGCCGCGCATCGGCTACCGCATCAGTGAACGGGGAGTGCTGCTCGATGCCACGCCACCCGCCCCGGCCCAGACACCTGCGCCCACTATCGAGGTGCCCCCCATGCCACTGGCAACGCCGGCCCCGCCGGCACGCCAGCATCCCGACTGGCCGATCCGCCTGGTACTCGGCTTGGCCACCCTGCTCTGCTGGATGGCGCTGTTCAAACTGCCAGGCCTGCTGCACCCGGCCGCCCCGCCCGAACAGCCCTTCGTGGAAGCCAGGGTAGAAAAACTGGACGGCGTGACCTTGCACCTCGAGGACATTCCCAACGGCGCCCTTCGCCCGAGCAATGACCAGCTGGTTGCTCACGCCAGGCAGCTCGGACGCACCCTGGCCATGGACGACTTGCACCTCTATCGCTTCGGCGGCCAGGATCGCAGCCTGAACCTGCTCTGCCAGGGCCAATTACAGTCGGACAGCAGCCACTGCCTGGGGTTACAGGTCGATGAATAGCCTGCAGCGGCGCCACCTGCTGTGGATCTTCCTGGCCGGCAGCCTGCTGAGCCTGGGGGCCGGCCTGCTATTCAACCGGGCTCAGGCCCCACTCGATCTGGAGTGCGCCGGACGCTCGGCACTGCTGCTGCCAGGTGTGGATCAGCAGCGCTGGCTGTTGTTTCGCTACGACCTGGATCTGCGCGCGGAAGAGCTGGGTGACCTCAAGGCTCGCCTGCGCCTGCTCGATGCCAGCAGCGGCCGGGATCTGGGCTACCAGAACCGCACGGCCCGCTTCAGCTACCAGCGCCAGGGCCAGCGCCTGCTCCTGCAGGTGCTGCAAAGCGGCAACAGCCAGACGGACAACCTGCCAGAGCAACAGCTGGCAGGCGTGGCCCTGTTCGTCTTCAACGAGCAGCAGCCCCTCAGCTATACGGTGCGTCAGCTCGACTCGCACAGTTTGCTCATCGATACCGGCCAGGGTGGCGTGCTGTTCTGCGTGAATCTTCCGTCCCGCCACTGAACCCGCTAGCCCAGCGCCGCCGCACGTGGCACAGCCAGCTCGAGGCTAGGCAGGGTCAGCAGCAGGCAGGTGCTGTCGCTGGCATCGTCGACCAGCAGCTCCAGGCTGCCGCCCTGGGCTTCGGTCAGCTTCTTCGCCGAGTAGGTACCGAACCCGCTGCCACCCTGCTTGCCCTGGCTGCTGTACTTGTCGAAGAAAAACGGGCGAAAGCTCTCCGGCACTGCCGGCTGATTTTCCATACGCAGGCACAGCTGTTCGTCATTCTCCAGCAGCAGGCGCACCCGGCTGCCCACTGGGGCCGCCTCGCAGGCATTCTTCAGCAGGTTGTTGAGCAGCGAGTAGCACAGGGTCGCGTCGCCCCAGGCCTGCACCGGCCCGACACGGCTCATGTCCGGCAGGCCCAGTTCGATTACCAGCTCCTTGGCCTGATAGGTCAGGCGCGCCGCCTCCACCAGTTTGCCGAGCATGGGCACCAGCTCCACCGCGGCCGGCGCCAGTTCGAAGCGCCCGCTCTCGATGCGGTGCAAGTGCGCCGACAGCTCGACCAGGCTCAGCAGTTGCTGGCCGCTCTCCTCCACCAGGCTCAGTACGTTGCGCTGGCCGGGCAGCAGGTTGCCGCCCTCGAGCAGGCCGCGAGTCAGGCCGAGAATGCCGCTGATCGGCCCCTTCAGGTCATGCCGCCCCATCTGCTCGGCTTCCTCGCGCAGACGGGCCAGCTCCAGCAGGTCGTCGTACTCGGCCTGGGTGCGGCAGTGCCGCTCGACATGCCGCAGCAGGTTACCGATCTGGCGCTGCAGCAGCTGCGGGTCGATCGGCTTGTGCACGAAGTCCACCGCACCCAGCTCCAGGCCGCGCTGGCGGGCCTCGCGATCGGTCATGGCCGTGATGAAGACCAGCGGGATATGGCTGGCCTGCGGATGGCTGCGCAGGCGGCTGGCCAGCTCGAAACCATCCATGTCCGGCATCATCACATCGAGCAGGAGCAGATCCGGCGGATCGTCCGACGTACAGATGGCCAGGGCCGCCTCGCCGTTCGCCGCCACCCGCACCCGGTAGTCGCGCATGAACAGGCCGGAGATCAGACGCAGGTTGTCCGGCATGTCGTCCACCACCAGCAGGGTGGCGCGCTTGCGCCTCGGCCTGGCCGCCGGCGCCGCCTCGTCCCTGGCCGCCAGCAGCGCCTGGGCCTGCGGCAAGACTCGTGGTCGGTGGCGCATGGCCCGCGCCAGATGCTGGGCCAGGTGCTGGGTGTTGTAGGGTTTGACCAGGATGCTGCTGACGCCATTGGCGATCAGCTGACTGACCTGCTCGCGCTCGCAGTCGGCGGTGATCATGATGAACGGCAGGTGCGCCGTGCGCTTGTCCGCACGCACCTTGAGCAGCAGCTCGAAGCCGTTCATCAGCGGCATGTTCCAGTCGCAGATGATCACGTCGACCCGGCGCGCGGCCAGGATCTTCATGGCCTCCAGGCCGTTGTTGGCCAGCAGTATCTGGCGGGCGCCAAGGGCCCCCAGCTGACTGCTGTTGATCTTGCGCATGGAGTCCGCGTCGTCGACGACGAGGAATACGGTCTTGTCGGTAATCATCGATTGCTTCCTGGGGGCAAGGCGTCGGCGTCAGGCGCTTTGCGGTAGTTCCATGTTCAGTTGCTGGGCCTTGGCATGCAGGCTTTCGTCGGTGTCGGCGTAGCGCCGGGCAATGTCCTGGAACTCTGCTTCCAGGCTGAGGAAGGCCTCCACCACGGCCGGGTCGAAGTGGCTGCCGCAGCCTTCACGGATGATCGCCACCGCCTTGGCGTGGGGCATTTCCGGCTTGTACACGCGGCGACTGATCACCGCGTCGTAGACGTCGGCAATCGCCATCAGGCGGGCGCTGAGGGGAATCTCCGCACCATGCAGGCCCTGGGGATAGCCGCTGCCATCCCATTTCTCGTGGTGGCACAGGGCGATTTCCTTGGCGATACGCAGGAACGGCACCGGCATGCCGAGCATCTCCTCGGCCTTGAGCAGGGCCTGATAGCCCAGGCGCGGGTGTTGTTTCATCACCTCGAACTCATGCGGTTCGAAGCGCCCCGGCTTGAGCAGGATCTGGTCGGGAATACCGACCTTGCCGATGTCGTGCAGCGGCGCCGACTTGTACAGCAGTTCGATGGCCTGGTCGTCCAGCTCGGCGGCGAAGCGCGGCTGCTCGCGCAGGCGCAGGGCCAGGCTGCGCACATAGTTCTGGGTACGTCGCAGGTGGTTGCCGGTCTCGTTGTCGCGGGTCTCGGCCAGCGAGGCCAGGGCCAGGATGGTGACGTCGTGCACCGCCTGCAGCTCGCGGGTGCGCCGCGCCACTTCCAGGTCGAGTTCG
The window above is part of the Pseudomonas alcaligenes genome. Proteins encoded here:
- a CDS encoding two-component system response regulator, yielding MSERKATLLVVDDVPANLLLMSELLRPHYHLRVASGGEKALQIARRSPPDLVLLDVMMPDMDGYEVCRRLKEEPQTADVPVLFLTAKDQAEDQRHGLDLGAVDYLSKPFEPAVLLARVRSQLRLKAAADQLRERNAELDLEVARRTRELQAVHDVTILALASLAETRDNETGNHLRRTQNYVRSLALRLREQPRFAAELDDQAIELLYKSAPLHDIGKVGIPDQILLKPGRFEPHEFEVMKQHPRLGYQALLKAEEMLGMPVPFLRIAKEIALCHHEKWDGSGYPQGLHGAEIPLSARLMAIADVYDAVISRRVYKPEMPHAKAVAIIREGCGSHFDPAVVEAFLSLEAEFQDIARRYADTDESLHAKAQQLNMELPQSA
- a CDS encoding winged helix-turn-helix domain-containing protein, producing MSIYVIHNLIHFDSEAFTLYRVDAPDEPLRIGAIASRCLLLLLQAEGQIVGKRELMNGAWGAFGLEVTENSLAQVVRQLRVALDKLQPGHELIDTVPRIGYRISERGVLLDATPPAPAQTPAPTIEVPPMPLATPAPPARQHPDWPIRLVLGLATLLCWMALFKLPGLLHPAAPPEQPFVEARVEKLDGVTLHLEDIPNGALRPSNDQLVAHARQLGRTLAMDDLHLYRFGGQDRSLNLLCQGQLQSDSSHCLGLQVDE
- the acs gene encoding acetate--CoA ligase, giving the protein MSAASLYPVRPEAAAHTLTDEATYKAMYQQSVINPDGFWREQAKRIDWIKPFSKVKQTSFDDHHVDIKWFADGTLNLSANCLDRHLETRGDQVAIIWEGDDPSEHCEITYRQLHEQVCKFANALRGQDVHRGDVVTIYMPMIPEAAVAMLACARIGAIHSVVFGGFSPEALAGRIIDCKSKVVITADEGVRAGKKVPLKTNVDDALTNPETSSVQKIIVVKRTGAEIKWNQHRDIWYEDLMKVAGSTCAPKEMGAEEPLFILYTSGSTGKPKGVLHTTGGYLVYAALTHERVFDYRPGEVFWCTADIGWVTGHTYLIYGPLANGATTLMFEGVPNYPDITRVAKIIDKHKVNILYTAPTAIRAMMAEGKAAVAGADGSSLRLLGSVGEPINPEAWHWYYENVGQGRCPIVDTWWQTETGACLMTPLPGAHPMKPGSAARPFFGVQPALVDNLGNILEGATEGNLVIIDSWPGQARTLYGDHDRFVDTYFKTFRGMYFTGDGARRDEDGYWWITGRVDDVLNVSGHRMGTAEIESAMVAHAKVAEAAVVGVPHDIKGQGIYVYVTLNAGVEASEQLRLELKNWVRKEIGPIASPDVIQWAPGLPKTRSGKIMRRILRKIATGEYDSLGDISTLADPGVVQHLIDTHRTMQVA
- a CDS encoding hybrid sensor histidine kinase/response regulator, with the protein product MITDKTVFLVVDDADSMRKINSSQLGALGARQILLANNGLEAMKILAARRVDVIICDWNMPLMNGFELLLKVRADKRTAHLPFIMITADCEREQVSQLIANGVSSILVKPYNTQHLAQHLARAMRHRPRVLPQAQALLAARDEAAPAARPRRKRATLLVVDDMPDNLRLISGLFMRDYRVRVAANGEAALAICTSDDPPDLLLLDVMMPDMDGFELASRLRSHPQASHIPLVFITAMTDREARQRGLELGAVDFVHKPIDPQLLQRQIGNLLRHVERHCRTQAEYDDLLELARLREEAEQMGRHDLKGPISGILGLTRGLLEGGNLLPGQRNVLSLVEESGQQLLSLVELSAHLHRIESGRFELAPAAVELVPMLGKLVEAARLTYQAKELVIELGLPDMSRVGPVQAWGDATLCYSLLNNLLKNACEAAPVGSRVRLLLENDEQLCLRMENQPAVPESFRPFFFDKYSSQGKQGGSGFGTYSAKKLTEAQGGSLELLVDDASDSTCLLLTLPSLELAVPRAAALG
- a CDS encoding sigma-54-dependent transcriptional regulator translates to MRIKVHCQNRVGILRDILELLVDYGINVARGEVGGEQGNAIYLHCPNLINLQFQALRPKLEAIGGVFGVKRVGLMPSERRHLELNALLGALDFPVLSIDMGGSIVAANRSAAQLLGVRVDEVPGMALSRYIDDFDLPELVRANKSRVNGLRVKVKGDIFLADIAPLQSEHDESEALAGAVLTLHRADRVGERIYHVRKQELRGFDSIFQSSKVMAAVVREARRMAPLDAPLLIEGETGTGKELLARACHLASPRGQAPFMALNCAGLPESMAETELFGYGPGAFEGARPEGKLGLLELTAGGTLFLDGVGEMSPRLQAKLLRFLQDGCFRRVGSDEEVYLDVRVICATQVDLSELCSRGEFRQDLFHRLNVLSLHIPPLRECLDGLGPLVEHFLDSASRQIGCPLPKLAPKAFERLGQYHWPGNVRQLENALFQAVSLCEGGVVKVEHIRLPDYGAPQPLGEFSLDGDLDAILGRFEKAVLERLYAEHPSSRLLGKRLGVSHTTIANKLRQHGLGKE